CTAGAGGAGAGGTGGTCAGCTAATGCAGTACATTTTTCAAAAATACGACAAGTAGCTATACATCCGTTAGCAACGAATTTATAGATGATTGTGAATTATCCCTAAAATCAAAAGGCCTGCTTATGGTAATTCTTAGAAATAAAGAAGATTGGAGAGTATATCCAGAGGAATTGGCTAGAAGGTCCAGAGATAGCGTGAGAGTTGTAAGGACTTGCTTAGAAGAATTAGAGAGGGTCGGATATGTGAGAACTTACAGAAAATCTTTAGGGCGAGGGAAAGGCATACAATATTATAGATTTTGCTCAGATAAAAAGATATCCGAACAAGCATTTAAAAAAATGATTAGTGATTTTACAACTTAACGTTTTACAAAGTTGTATTTTACAAAGTTGTATTTTACAAAGTTGTAAAACGTAACACTAATAATTACTAACTTATAAATAAATACTAAATAACAATAAATACTAACAGATAATAAGCATCATCATCAACATCAGGAGGAGCTATGGACGAAAAAAAGCTTTTTGAAAATTTCCAATTAACTTTTGGACGGATGATATCGCCATTTGAAATCGAAGATATTCAAAAGTGGATTCACGAAGATAACATGCCAATTGAAGTTGTCAACCTTGCATTAAGAGAAGCGGTAGAAAACAACAAAATCAGTTGGAAGTATATCAATAAAATCTTAGTTGATTGGTATAAATCTGGAGATACGACAGTAGAAAAGGTCAGAGACAGGTTGCAACGGTTTGACGATAGTAAAAAACAACGAAGTGTAACTACCTCAAACGTCCCAAGCTGGTCGAATCCAGACTACAAAGAACCAGATTTAGAAGAATTTGCTCTAGGAAGCATGGACGGTATAGAAGATGGATCAGGAGATTTTTAATTTTTTTAACAAACAAATCAAAAAAGATTTTGGTAAAACGGCGAGTAAAGAGACTTTTGCTAAGTTTGCTAGTTACTGCGCCGAAGGAATCGAAAAAAATGGAGTTAAGCCAATTTTTAATTGGATAAACCTATACGCTTTTGGAACTGGTATGACAACAGCAGAAGCAGACCGGTTGAGAATAGAGCGATA
The genomic region above belongs to Streptococcus pyogenes and contains:
- a CDS encoding DnaD domain-containing protein, producing MDEKKLFENFQLTFGRMISPFEIEDIQKWIHEDNMPIEVVNLALREAVENNKISWKYINKILVDWYKSGDTTVEKVRDRLQRFDDSKKQRSVTTSNVPSWSNPDYKEPDLEEFALGSMDGIEDGSGDF